One genomic segment of Chelonia mydas isolate rCheMyd1 chromosome 1, rCheMyd1.pri.v2, whole genome shotgun sequence includes these proteins:
- the LOC102936508 gene encoding histone H2A.J, producing MRCKSHPIPDRHILLHQWSQLDPLPHWLFRQGKSPAYHKSFDSENGRNIRPAAGCPLVYFAFLFLSEGCCVERESQMSGRGKQGGKVRAKAKSRSSRAGLQFPVGRVHRLLRKGNYAERVGAGAPVYMAAVLEYLTAEILELAGNAARDNKKTRIIPRHLQLAIRNDEELNKLLGKVTIAQGGVLPNIQAVLLPKKTESHKAKSK from the coding sequence aTGAGATGCAAAAGCCACCCCATTCCCGACAGGCATATTCTGCTTCACCAATGGTCACAGTTAGATCCGCTTCCCCATTGGCTGTTCAGACAAGGCAAGTCTCCAGCCTATCACAAATCGTTTGACTCTGAAAACGGAAGAAATATAAGGCCGGCTGCTGGCTGTCCCTTGGtttactttgcatttcttttcctGAGTGAAGGGTGTTGTGTAGAACGTGAATCGCAAATGTCGGGGCGAGGAAAGCAGGGAGGTAAGGTGCGGGCTAAGGCAAAGTCCCGCTCCTCGCGGGCTGGGCTACAGTTCCCGGTGGGTCGAGTGCACCGCTTACTGCGCAAAGGTAATTATGCTGAGCGGGTGGGCGCTGGCGCCCCGGTCTATATGGCCGCGGTGCTGGAGTATCTGACCGCTGAAATTTTGGAGCTGGCTGGCAACGCTGCTCGGGACAACAAGAAAACCAGGATCATCCCCCGTCACCTGCAGCTCGCCATCCGAAACGACGAGGAGCTCAACAAGCTGTTGGGGAAAGTCACGATCGCTCAAGGGGGTGTCCTGCCCAATATCCAGGCCGTGCTGCTGCCCAAGAAAACCGAGAGCCACAAGGCAAAGAGCAAGTAA
- the LOC102945425 gene encoding histone H4, giving the protein MSGRGKGGKGLGKGGAKRHRKVLRDNIQGITKPAIRRLARRGGVKRISGLIYEETRGVLKVFLENVIRDAVTYTEHAKRKTVTAMDVVYALKRQGRTLYGFGG; this is encoded by the coding sequence ATGTCTGGACGTGGGAAAGGTGGTAAGGGACTTGGGAAGGGGGGCGCTAAACGCCATCGGAAGGTTCTTCGTGATAATATCCAAGGTATTACAAAGCCGGCTATTCGTCGGTTGGCGCGCCGTGGGGGTGTAAAACGTATTTCGGGACTGATTTATGAAGAGACGCGTGGCGTGTTGAAGGTGTTTTTAGAGAATGTGATCCGCGATGCTGTTACTTACACTGAACACGCCAAGCGTAAGACGGTCACAGCCATGGATGTGGTTTATGCTCTGAAACGCCAGGGCCGCACTCTGTACGGATTTGGTGGTTGA